From Acidobacteriota bacterium, one genomic window encodes:
- a CDS encoding thioredoxin domain-containing protein, with translation MTQEIKSKGKEPKSNTPFLIIGGVLVVALIGAWYLYSTSKSGTANSNVAKNTNSNTAPKDKDKIPPNAPPGASPPNMVGSQAATVTLEEFADFQCGSCAAAHPVMNEIKSLYGSRIKFVYRNYPLSIPAHDKAYEASVAAEAAGLQGKFWDLQNLLFTNQQAWTAAPTYKQMWKGYAEKIGIDVAKWESDMAGIAAKGRVDADLARGKAIGVNSTPTLYINGISVPYAEMSVPKLKVIIDGELQKGTAPKEEPGAAPAANAANTGK, from the coding sequence ATGACACAAGAAATTAAGAGCAAAGGCAAAGAGCCTAAAAGCAATACACCGTTTCTTATTATTGGCGGAGTACTAGTCGTTGCGTTGATCGGGGCATGGTATTTGTACAGCACATCGAAATCAGGCACAGCAAATAGCAACGTGGCTAAAAATACTAATTCGAATACGGCCCCTAAAGATAAAGATAAAATTCCGCCTAACGCTCCTCCGGGAGCTTCTCCGCCGAACATGGTCGGTTCGCAGGCTGCGACCGTTACGCTTGAGGAGTTTGCAGATTTTCAGTGCGGGTCGTGCGCTGCCGCTCACCCGGTAATGAACGAGATAAAGTCTCTTTACGGCTCACGTATCAAATTCGTATATCGTAATTATCCGTTATCGATACCTGCTCATGACAAAGCATACGAGGCTTCTGTTGCTGCCGAGGCTGCGGGGCTGCAGGGTAAATTCTGGGACCTGCAGAATCTTCTCTTTACCAATCAGCAAGCCTGGACCGCCGCACCCACCTATAAGCAAATGTGGAAGGGCTATGCGGAGAAGATCGGTATCGACGTCGCTAAATGGGAATCCGATATGGCAGGTATCGCTGCCAAAGGGCGGGTTGATGCCGACCTTGCTCGCGGCAAGGCGATCGGTGTGAATTCTACCCCGACACTCTATATCAATGGGATCTCGGTTCCATATGCCGAGATGTCCGTTCCGAAGTTGAAAGTGATCATTGATGGAGAACTTCAGAAAGGAACCGCGCCAAAGGAAGAGCCTGGTGCGGCACCTGCAGCTAACGCGGCCAATACCGGTAAATAA